From a region of the Halobacteriovorax sp. HLS genome:
- the arsC gene encoding arsenate reductase (glutaredoxin) (This arsenate reductase requires both glutathione and glutaredoxin to convert arsenate to arsenite, after which the efflux transporter formed by ArsA and ArsB can extrude the arsenite from the cell, providing resistance.), which produces MIYYHNPRCSKSRQGLELLNTKGVDFEIKEYLKEGLAQKEVSSIIKDLGINPLQGLIRVKEATFKELGLSKNDELSNTKWAKIISENPVLLERPILVNGSKVAIGRPPEDLLKAL; this is translated from the coding sequence ATGATTTATTATCACAATCCAAGATGTAGCAAATCGAGACAAGGTTTAGAACTTTTAAATACCAAGGGCGTAGACTTCGAAATTAAAGAGTACTTAAAAGAAGGCCTAGCTCAAAAAGAAGTTAGTTCTATAATAAAAGATCTAGGAATCAACCCACTTCAAGGGCTTATCCGAGTGAAAGAGGCCACTTTCAAAGAACTAGGCCTCTCTAAGAATGATGAGCTTAGTAACACTAAATGGGCAAAGATTATTAGTGAAAATCCTGTATTACTAGAACGACCAATACTCGTAAATGGTAGCAAAGTAGCTATAGGAAGACCTCCAGAAGACCTACTCAAAGCTCTATAA
- a CDS encoding FecR domain-containing protein: MTKLLKLLLTLTLIFSINTNIFAQSKGVAKAIILKGKVLVENPKTKELTPLKKGSWVKEGLLVKTQSKSFVKLLFIDKSQMNLGPKSEMVISKFPKNKAGIITLMKGSLRSKVTKNYLDIKDKDKSKLFIKTKTAAMGVRGTDFLVTYNPLNENTALITFSGAVAMAQINESVRNIRETQSSLERIVSGDTAVIVTKGQFSGVAPGKTDRATIPVKINPAQLETMKSSDGPTTLKDQTNTAPIQPKKKFRNVIPPGVDAKKFSNHSKVEDQVQKTIGYKETKEVLEKVTKTNSVNTAPPEGMVNKVTGEIAPAAGGFIDLNTAQYIPPPPGSAFDAVTQTYIPPSDMGGFHPSTGDFHHPEYQLTHDGKFIALEDSKQRAPASTDDDDGPINKPIDPKLDQPIAPKMDYDDNTAQDYDYNESYNQSDDGYDEGEVDLDEIKDEIDSNIEDATDARNDILNNSTRVKFNIN, translated from the coding sequence ATGACTAAATTGCTAAAACTACTACTAACCTTGACTCTTATATTTAGTATAAATACAAATATATTTGCACAAAGCAAAGGTGTGGCAAAAGCAATTATCTTGAAAGGGAAAGTTCTAGTAGAAAACCCTAAAACTAAAGAATTAACTCCTCTTAAGAAAGGCTCATGGGTAAAAGAAGGATTACTAGTTAAAACTCAAAGTAAGTCTTTTGTTAAACTTCTATTCATTGATAAATCTCAGATGAACCTCGGTCCAAAGTCGGAAATGGTTATCAGTAAATTTCCAAAGAATAAGGCCGGAATCATTACCCTAATGAAAGGATCTCTAAGATCGAAAGTAACTAAGAACTACTTAGATATTAAAGATAAAGATAAATCAAAACTCTTCATTAAAACGAAGACGGCTGCCATGGGTGTAAGAGGAACAGACTTTCTTGTAACTTATAATCCTCTTAATGAAAATACTGCTCTAATTACTTTCTCAGGTGCCGTTGCAATGGCCCAAATTAATGAATCGGTAAGAAATATTAGAGAAACACAAAGCTCTCTTGAGAGGATTGTCTCTGGAGATACGGCCGTAATTGTAACAAAAGGTCAATTCTCTGGAGTTGCTCCAGGAAAAACAGATAGAGCAACTATTCCTGTAAAAATTAATCCAGCTCAACTTGAAACCATGAAGTCAAGTGATGGACCTACTACTCTAAAAGATCAAACTAATACTGCTCCAATTCAACCAAAGAAGAAGTTTAGAAATGTAATTCCTCCAGGAGTTGATGCTAAGAAATTCTCTAATCACTCTAAAGTCGAAGACCAAGTTCAAAAGACTATCGGTTATAAAGAAACTAAAGAAGTTTTAGAAAAAGTAACTAAGACTAATTCTGTGAACACTGCCCCTCCAGAGGGAATGGTTAATAAAGTAACAGGTGAAATAGCACCTGCAGCAGGTGGTTTTATAGACCTTAATACGGCCCAATATATTCCACCTCCACCAGGTTCAGCATTTGATGCTGTAACACAAACCTATATTCCTCCGTCAGATATGGGAGGGTTTCATCCTTCGACTGGAGACTTTCATCATCCTGAGTACCAGCTTACTCATGACGGGAAATTTATTGCGCTAGAAGATTCAAAGCAAAGAGCTCCTGCAAGTACAGACGATGATGATGGCCCTATTAATAAGCCAATCGATCCAAAACTTGACCAACCTATTGCTCCAAAGATGGACTATGACGATAATACTGCTCAAGACTATGATTACAATGAAAGCTATAATCAAAGTGACGATGGATACGACGAAGGAGAAGTAGACCTTGATGAGATAAAAGATGAAATAGACTCAAATATCGAAGACGCAACAGATGCGAGAAACGATATACTCAACAATAGCAC